The following are from one region of the Planctomonas sp. JC2975 genome:
- a CDS encoding MFS transporter has product MADTALLPPTDGIRLPERPAATTTRPSFATRPSTATIPSTETDAAPHRFRMLGLVVVFVTQLMLVVDASIVNVALPDIQKSLGFTPIGLSWVVTAYALAFAGLMLLSGKVGSMIGAKRALIIGTVIFILASAAGGLAPSAAVLIIARIVQGVGAAIAAPSTLVLLMANTSPGRQRSRAMALFMLAAGSGGAIGLILGGVLTTGFGWEWVMFVNVPVGILIVAGALLFLRETDREQTRLDFGGAVASTLGMVALIYGFTTAAGTGWTNPVALIAFAIAVASLIALVFIERKHRSPVVPLRLFRGARNVAPLVAMLLVPAGMFAFFYFITLFTQQVLHFTPLETGLGLLPFVVTMVTVSQLVPRLLPRVGEWIVGAAGLFFLAGGLLWLSRLSEHDSFVTGILGPLVVMGLGAGMTFAPITAVAMDRAPEEHVSAASSVLQTMQQLGGSIGVAALTTVFVSVSATSGETGGVAAAVLGGATFVFLGFVLFAVWGSRVRADGDRTDAPAPIAH; this is encoded by the coding sequence ATGGCCGACACCGCACTCCTCCCACCCACCGACGGCATCCGGCTGCCCGAGCGCCCGGCAGCCACCACCACACGCCCCTCCTTCGCGACACGCCCCTCCACCGCGACGATCCCCTCCACCGAGACGGATGCCGCACCCCACCGCTTCCGCATGCTCGGCCTGGTCGTCGTTTTCGTGACGCAGCTCATGCTCGTGGTCGACGCGAGCATCGTGAACGTCGCGCTGCCCGACATCCAGAAATCCCTCGGATTCACGCCGATCGGACTCTCCTGGGTCGTCACCGCCTACGCACTCGCATTCGCCGGTCTGATGCTGCTCAGCGGCAAGGTCGGATCGATGATCGGCGCCAAGCGCGCGCTCATCATCGGCACGGTCATCTTCATCCTGGCCTCGGCGGCCGGCGGCCTCGCGCCCTCGGCAGCGGTGCTCATCATCGCCCGCATCGTGCAGGGCGTCGGAGCGGCGATCGCCGCGCCGAGCACCCTCGTGCTGCTCATGGCCAACACCAGCCCCGGGCGCCAGCGCAGTCGTGCAATGGCACTCTTCATGCTCGCAGCCGGCAGCGGAGGCGCGATCGGGCTGATCCTCGGCGGCGTGCTCACGACCGGATTCGGCTGGGAGTGGGTCATGTTCGTGAACGTGCCGGTGGGCATCCTGATCGTCGCGGGCGCCCTGCTCTTCCTGCGCGAGACGGATCGGGAGCAGACCCGGCTGGACTTCGGCGGCGCCGTGGCCTCCACGCTAGGCATGGTCGCGCTCATCTACGGATTCACGACGGCGGCCGGCACCGGATGGACCAACCCGGTCGCCCTGATCGCGTTCGCCATCGCCGTCGCGTCGCTCATAGCCCTCGTATTCATCGAGCGCAAGCACCGCAGCCCTGTCGTTCCGCTGCGGCTCTTCCGCGGAGCACGCAACGTGGCACCGCTGGTCGCGATGCTGCTCGTGCCGGCCGGAATGTTCGCGTTCTTCTACTTCATCACGCTGTTCACGCAGCAGGTGCTGCACTTCACGCCGCTCGAGACCGGACTCGGCCTCCTGCCGTTCGTCGTGACCATGGTGACCGTCAGCCAGCTGGTTCCGAGGTTGCTCCCGCGGGTCGGCGAGTGGATCGTCGGCGCTGCCGGACTCTTCTTCCTGGCAGGCGGACTGCTCTGGCTGAGCAGGCTCAGCGAGCACGACTCGTTCGTGACAGGCATCCTCGGTCCGCTCGTGGTGATGGGACTCGGCGCGGGCATGACGTTCGCCCCGATCACGGCCGTGGCCATGGACCGGGCACCGGAGGAGCACGTCAGCGCGGCATCCAGCGTGCTTCAGACCATGCAGCAGCTCGGCGGATCCATCGGAGTCGCGGCACTCACCACGGTGTTCGTCTCGGTGAGTGCGACGAGCGGTGAGACCGGTGGCGTCGCGGCGGCGGTTCTCGGAGGCGCGACATTCGTCTTCCTCGGATTCGTGCTCTTCGCCGTGTGGGGCAGCCGGGTGCGTGCGGACGGCGACCGCACTGACGCCCCTGCGCCGATCGCGCACTGA
- a CDS encoding aminoglycoside adenylyltransferase family protein — MTPTDEPPPAGAATDAVDPAFVPVVRAVSDALGDRIIAAIVHGSATSGGLRPESDLDLLVIVAASLDERTRAVLVDRLLDVSGSRARLGPARPAEVTVVVKRDLDPWRFPPVTDLQYGEWLRAEVEAGTLAGPHADPDLTVVLTAARQRGIAVIGPGPRELIPEIPASDLERAIVASLPELVGNLAGDERNVLLTLARMQHTLESGSIVPKDVAAERVARRIPPDEGALLLRAAAAYRGEVHDEWMPRPTALDSYVQRARREIEGHPTH, encoded by the coding sequence GTGACACCCACCGACGAGCCGCCGCCCGCTGGAGCGGCGACCGATGCGGTCGACCCGGCCTTCGTCCCGGTCGTGCGCGCGGTGAGCGACGCCCTTGGCGACCGGATCATCGCGGCCATCGTGCACGGATCGGCCACCTCAGGCGGCCTGCGCCCGGAGAGCGATCTGGATCTCCTCGTGATCGTCGCGGCGTCCCTTGACGAGCGGACTCGCGCGGTGCTGGTCGACCGCCTCCTCGACGTGTCCGGATCCCGTGCCCGGTTGGGACCCGCTCGGCCGGCCGAGGTCACCGTAGTCGTGAAGAGGGATCTCGATCCGTGGCGGTTCCCGCCCGTCACCGACCTCCAATACGGCGAGTGGTTGCGAGCGGAGGTCGAAGCTGGCACGCTCGCCGGGCCGCACGCGGATCCCGATCTCACGGTCGTCCTGACGGCCGCCCGGCAGCGCGGGATCGCCGTGATCGGCCCAGGTCCGCGAGAGCTGATTCCCGAGATCCCGGCCTCCGACCTTGAACGCGCGATCGTCGCGTCCCTTCCAGAGCTCGTCGGCAATCTGGCCGGCGACGAGCGGAATGTACTGCTCACGCTCGCGCGCATGCAGCACACGCTCGAGTCCGGGAGCATCGTGCCGAAGGATGTCGCCGCCGAACGCGTGGCGCGCAGGATCCCACCTGACGAGGGAGCACTCCTGCTGAGAGCCGCTGCGGCGTATCGCGGCGAGGTGCACGACGAATGGATGCCGCGTCCCACGGCCCTCGACAGCTACGTGCAGCGCGCGCGGCGCGAGATCGAAGGGCACCCCACGCACTGA